One genomic region from Gemmobacter aquarius encodes:
- the uppS gene encoding polyprenyl diphosphate synthase, whose product MDGNGRWATSRGWPRLVGHRRGAERVREIVRACPNLGIRYLTVYAFSTENWKRSTEEVLGLMAIFARYIDREADRLLAEGVRLRFIGDRSRLDPKLQRMMAGIEERTANGTRLTFTVAINYGGRDEITRAMRALALDVAQGRLTAAEVTDAAITARLDTAGLPDPDLVIRTSGETRTSNFLPWQTAYAEYEFTPTLWPDFTAHELAEIVARFGARDRRFGGVKQA is encoded by the coding sequence ATGGACGGCAATGGCCGCTGGGCCACCTCGCGCGGCTGGCCGCGCCTTGTCGGCCACCGTCGCGGGGCCGAGCGCGTGCGCGAGATCGTCCGCGCCTGCCCGAACCTCGGCATCCGCTATCTGACCGTCTACGCTTTTTCGACCGAGAACTGGAAACGCTCGACCGAAGAAGTTCTTGGCCTCATGGCGATCTTTGCCCGCTACATCGACCGCGAGGCCGACCGTCTGCTGGCCGAAGGCGTGCGCCTGCGCTTCATCGGCGACCGCTCGCGGCTTGACCCCAAATTGCAGCGCATGATGGCAGGGATCGAAGAGCGCACCGCAAACGGCACCCGCCTGACCTTTACCGTGGCGATCAACTACGGCGGCCGCGACGAGATCACCCGCGCCATGCGTGCCCTTGCGCTCGATGTCGCCCAAGGCCGCCTTACCGCTGCCGAAGTGACCGATGCCGCGATCACCGCGCGCCTCGACACCGCGGGCCTGCCCGATCCCGATCTGGTGATCCGCACCAGCGGCGAGACGCGGACCTCGAACTTCCTGCCTTGGCAGACGGCTTACGCCGAATACGAATTCACCCCCACGCTCTGGCCCGATTTCACCGCGCATGAACTGGCCGAGATCGTCGCCCGCTTCGGCGCGCGCGACCGCCGTTTCGGAGGCGTGAAGCAGGCATGA